One Prolixibacteraceae bacterium DNA segment encodes these proteins:
- a CDS encoding MMPL family transporter, translating into MRINRINKVFRKIGAFQIRYRWLFIIGAVFLSVFGFSGLRHVKIANDREDWFDETDAIEIATKKFEDQFGNNDNVNVLVQADDVFDTEVLKMIKELGETLQDSVPYADDVLSLADMELSIGTEEGMQVLNPFEDEIPKSPQVLDSIRNLILSRQALVGKIVSRDCKETWISLSLQEYPKDWREHTTKDPMFQTGEAAIRVITSDRWKSDKYTLKAVGTPYTETEERDFFSVEMMQRFLSVFIMMVVLLVIFTRSLRGVLIPSITTFLGVIVVFGGMGWFGIGLNQNMMMLPVILGMALSVGYSVHMFNTFTRSYRKCCDRKQASIEAVEETGWPIFFTAVTTIGSVLSFISAGIVTIAWVGYACASFVLVDYIFVIVLIPILMSFGKNKEKSVVASELNGEMKMSKFESIMEDFGHFVIRYSVGIIVGFMLLMLVIFPNIWKVETDMDLFRFLGTKIPYVNRVYEVTQSQLGSYLTYNITVDFDQEDAIKDPVALRKFDALIDSVSAFRLTKKNQDAASIFSVLDIIKEMNQTLHGDDPAYYRIPDDKEMVAQILLLYEMSGGTKTFHWIDEDYSMLRAQVQLEKYEANEITHELEAIERIGQKSFSDAKVNYVGSAIQFAELNKKIVSGELYSVIWALIIIGFLLMIVFGSPRTGFIGLIPNFIPLIVIGGVMGYFHSALDMMTMTILPMLLGIAVDDTIHFINAIKTEFENCGKYKESIIAAFHTVGKNIIMTTVILCVSFAMFTLSPVANMVRIGYLAPLGLGSALLADFFVTPAFIYVTKPFGKGQL; encoded by the coding sequence ATCGAGAGGATTGGTTTGATGAGACAGATGCTATTGAGATTGCAACCAAGAAATTTGAAGATCAGTTTGGGAATAATGATAATGTAAATGTGTTGGTGCAAGCAGATGATGTTTTTGATACTGAAGTATTAAAAATGATTAAAGAGCTTGGGGAGACTTTACAAGATAGTGTGCCGTATGCAGACGATGTTTTGTCGTTAGCTGATATGGAGCTGTCAATTGGTACAGAAGAGGGAATGCAAGTTTTAAACCCATTTGAAGATGAGATCCCCAAAAGTCCACAAGTTTTAGATAGTATTCGAAATCTAATTTTGTCGAGACAAGCATTGGTTGGAAAGATTGTCTCAAGAGATTGTAAAGAGACTTGGATTAGTCTCTCTTTGCAAGAATACCCTAAAGACTGGCGTGAACATACCACCAAGGACCCTATGTTTCAAACAGGAGAAGCTGCTATTCGAGTGATCACTTCTGATCGATGGAAAAGCGATAAATATACCCTAAAGGCTGTAGGTACTCCTTATACGGAAACAGAAGAACGAGATTTCTTTAGTGTAGAAATGATGCAGCGATTTCTATCTGTCTTTATTATGATGGTGGTATTACTCGTTATTTTTACTCGTTCTTTGCGTGGTGTCCTAATCCCCTCTATTACTACTTTTTTGGGTGTTATAGTAGTCTTTGGTGGAATGGGATGGTTTGGTATCGGGTTGAATCAGAATATGATGATGTTACCTGTAATTTTGGGGATGGCCCTTTCTGTGGGATATTCTGTTCATATGTTTAATACTTTTACTCGTTCCTATAGAAAGTGTTGTGATCGAAAACAAGCTTCCATTGAGGCTGTTGAGGAGACAGGATGGCCTATTTTCTTTACCGCAGTAACCACTATCGGCTCTGTTCTTTCTTTTATTTCTGCTGGAATTGTCACAATTGCATGGGTCGGATATGCATGTGCTTCTTTTGTTTTGGTTGATTATATTTTTGTCATTGTTTTAATTCCGATCTTGATGAGTTTTGGGAAGAATAAGGAGAAAAGTGTAGTTGCTTCAGAATTGAATGGGGAAATGAAAATGTCAAAGTTTGAGTCTATAATGGAAGATTTTGGTCATTTTGTTATTCGTTATAGTGTTGGAATCATTGTTGGGTTTATGCTATTGATGTTGGTTATTTTTCCTAATATATGGAAGGTGGAAACCGACATGGATCTATTCCGATTTCTGGGAACAAAGATACCTTATGTGAATAGAGTGTATGAAGTAACTCAATCTCAATTAGGTTCATATCTGACTTATAATATAACCGTAGATTTTGACCAAGAAGATGCAATCAAAGATCCCGTTGCATTGAGAAAATTTGATGCCTTGATTGATTCTGTATCTGCATTTAGATTGACAAAGAAAAATCAAGATGCTGCCTCTATCTTTTCGGTTCTTGATATTATTAAAGAGATGAATCAAACACTACATGGTGATGATCCTGCTTATTATCGTATTCCAGATGACAAAGAGATGGTTGCTCAGATACTATTATTGTATGAAATGTCTGGTGGAACCAAAACATTTCATTGGATTGATGAAGATTACTCTATGTTGAGAGCACAGGTGCAGTTGGAGAAATATGAAGCCAATGAGATAACTCATGAATTAGAAGCAATTGAAAGAATTGGTCAGAAGAGTTTTTCTGATGCCAAAGTAAATTATGTAGGTAGTGCAATCCAGTTTGCTGAGTTGAATAAAAAAATTGTATCTGGGGAGCTCTACTCAGTCATATGGGCTTTGATTATTATAGGGTTCTTATTAATGATTGTTTTTGGTAGTCCTAGAACAGGCTTCATTGGACTGATTCCTAATTTTATACCCCTAATAGTCATAGGAGGCGTAATGGGATATTTTCACTCCGCTTTAGATATGATGACCATGACTATCCTTCCTATGTTGTTAGGAATTGCTGTAGATGATACGATACACTTTATCAATGCCATTAAGACTGAATTTGAAAATTGTGGAAAATATAAGGAGTCTATCATAGCTGCTTTCCATACTGTAGGAAAGAATATTATTATGACTACTGTAATACTATGTGTTAGCTTTGCCATGTTTACGCTTTCTCCTGTAGCCAATATGGTTCGAATCGGATATTTAGCACCTCTAGGCTTAGGATCCGCGCTTCTTGCTGATTTCTTTGTAACTCCTGCATTTATTTACGTAACAAAACCTTTTGGAAAGGGACAATTATAA
- a CDS encoding outer membrane lipoprotein-sorting protein: MKLRYTLLMLLMCVGIILHAQTGRSIIEKVYDRPDGDTRSSEFTMKLINKRGKERSRKIASYSMDVGKQMKDTKTMMFFEYPGDVKGTGFLTWDYDDVDKEDDKWLYLPAMKKTRRISGSSAKKDFFMGSDFTYDDMGSRNIDEDTHKLLREETLNGCDCWVVESVSKDRRDIYSRKLWWIRKDINMAIKVDYYDRSNQIQRRLVVSDIKKIDGFWIGCKLHMKNLQSKHQTIMVIENPKFNVAVNKNDFTVSKLERGSL, translated from the coding sequence ATGAAATTAAGATATACCTTATTGATGCTTTTAATGTGTGTCGGAATCATACTCCATGCCCAAACCGGACGATCTATTATTGAGAAAGTATATGACAGACCTGATGGAGATACTCGCTCTTCAGAATTTACCATGAAATTGATCAATAAGAGAGGCAAAGAGAGATCTCGTAAAATTGCGTCTTATTCCATGGATGTGGGTAAGCAAATGAAAGATACCAAGACAATGATGTTCTTTGAATATCCTGGCGATGTGAAGGGAACAGGTTTTCTTACTTGGGACTATGATGATGTAGACAAAGAGGATGATAAGTGGCTTTATCTTCCTGCAATGAAAAAGACACGTCGAATTAGTGGTTCTTCTGCGAAGAAAGATTTTTTTATGGGGAGTGATTTTACTTATGATGATATGGGGAGTCGTAACATCGATGAAGATACCCATAAACTTTTGAGAGAAGAGACTTTAAATGGATGTGATTGTTGGGTAGTGGAGTCTGTTTCTAAAGATCGAAGAGATATTTACTCAAGAAAATTATGGTGGATTAGAAAAGATATTAATATGGCCATAAAGGTCGATTATTATGATCGCAGTAATCAAATACAGCGTCGATTGGTGGTCTCTGATATAAAGAAAATTGATGGCTTTTGGATTGGATGTAAATTGCATATGAAAAACTTACAATCCAAGCATCAAACGATCATGGTGATCGAAAATCCCAAATTTAATGTCGCTGTAAATAAAAACGATTTTACAGTTTCAAAACTCGAGAGAGGTTCTTTATAA
- a CDS encoding transposase — MDCGSYIKEVTDYFQEERILFSIRASSSETLLLSAGNCDHWEKCRINNQDLEVSSFKYIFGKHEHRIVVYRTITNKGQLSAFTKDAKKYMFLITNDKVISNEEAIRFYNNRGNSERVFDIQNNDFNWKKMPHSSVEENTVFLIIRAIIHIMYRWLVALFSSVVEGLDKESRIKKFTFRVINIVAKFTTSGRQQIMHLSTSNLRLIHLTHQT; from the coding sequence ATGGATTGTGGATCCTACATCAAAGAGGTAACAGACTATTTTCAAGAAGAACGTATATTGTTCAGCATAAGAGCATCTAGTTCAGAGACATTGTTGTTATCTGCAGGCAATTGTGATCATTGGGAAAAGTGCAGAATTAACAATCAAGATTTAGAGGTTTCAAGTTTTAAATATATTTTCGGAAAGCATGAACATCGTATTGTGGTCTACAGAACAATTACTAATAAAGGACAATTATCTGCTTTTACCAAAGATGCAAAAAAATATATGTTTCTTATCACGAACGATAAAGTAATCTCCAATGAAGAGGCCATCCGATTCTATAATAATAGAGGGAATAGTGAAAGAGTGTTTGATATTCAAAATAATGATTTCAATTGGAAGAAGATGCCACATAGTTCAGTAGAAGAGAATACTGTTTTCCTTATAATAAGAGCTATTATCCATATTATGTACCGATGGCTCGTTGCGCTATTTAGTAGCGTTGTAGAAGGTCTTGACAAAGAGTCTAGAATTAAGAAATTCACCTTTAGGGTCATCAATATCGTTGCTAAATTCACAACGAGTGGAAGGCAACAAATTATGCATTTATCTACATCCAATTTGAGACTTATCCATCTTACTCATCAAACGTAA
- a CDS encoding transposase, which translates to MKQKRYTSCIEKALYKMSDVGRVRRNFIIETFCLFLSIIGKINFLQLARYGTKNELTYRKQFAKSFDFMEFNRHLLEENKCSEYVVAFDPSYINKSGKCTPELGTFWSGCAGKAKRGLEIGGIAAIDVAKNTAFHLEAVQTISKSSQNLNDWYIDVLVNKRDSIKTISNYLVVDAWFSNKKFIDSMIEQQMQVVSRLRRNANLKYYYTGEKTGKRGRPKTYGGKVNCKEIDKKYFDLVEQTGTYTLYSAVVYSVSMKRKIRVVYMESQNSKGTLSYKIYFSTDTELKPEKILLYYKRRFQIEFIYRDAKQYTGLNHCQARCKKKLYFHFNMSMTSVNIAKMTDWLDNRNQVQTPFSLKNIKTINFNELMLNLFLSKFSVSANLKKIQKAVKEMRLYGTNVA; encoded by the coding sequence ATGAAACAAAAGAGATATACTTCCTGTATTGAGAAAGCCCTTTACAAGATGTCAGATGTTGGACGAGTAAGACGTAATTTTATAATTGAGACATTTTGCCTATTCTTAAGCATTATAGGGAAAATAAATTTTTTGCAATTGGCTCGTTATGGCACCAAAAACGAACTGACCTATAGAAAACAATTTGCGAAGTCTTTTGATTTTATGGAATTTAATCGTCATTTACTCGAAGAGAATAAATGTTCTGAGTATGTAGTGGCATTTGATCCTTCATATATAAATAAGTCTGGTAAATGTACCCCAGAATTAGGAACTTTTTGGTCGGGTTGTGCTGGTAAAGCAAAACGAGGATTAGAGATTGGTGGTATTGCTGCTATTGATGTAGCAAAAAATACAGCCTTTCATCTTGAAGCAGTTCAAACAATATCAAAATCGTCTCAAAATCTTAATGATTGGTATATTGATGTACTTGTAAATAAAAGGGACTCAATAAAGACTATATCTAATTACCTTGTCGTAGATGCCTGGTTTTCAAATAAGAAATTCATAGATAGTATGATTGAACAACAGATGCAAGTTGTTTCTAGGCTTCGACGTAATGCTAATCTTAAATATTATTATACAGGAGAAAAAACAGGGAAACGAGGAAGACCTAAAACATATGGAGGTAAAGTGAACTGTAAAGAAATTGATAAAAAGTATTTTGATCTAGTAGAGCAGACTGGAACATATACACTATATTCTGCAGTTGTATATTCGGTTTCGATGAAAAGAAAAATACGTGTCGTATATATGGAATCACAAAACAGCAAAGGGACTCTTTCGTATAAAATATACTTCTCTACTGACACTGAATTAAAACCAGAAAAGATACTTCTTTATTACAAAAGAAGGTTTCAGATAGAATTTATCTACAGAGATGCTAAACAATATACAGGCTTGAATCATTGTCAAGCTCGATGTAAAAAAAAGCTCTATTTTCACTTTAATATGTCTATGACATCTGTCAATATAGCTAAGATGACGGATTGGTTAGATAATCGAAATCAAGTACAAACACCTTTCTCTCTAAAGAATATTAAAACAATAAATTTCAATGAGTTAATGCTAAATCTATTTTTATCTAAGTTCAGTGTAAGTGCAAACTTAAAGAAAATACAAAAGGCGGTCAAAGAGATGCGATTATATGGGACTAATGTTGCCTAA